From Gossypium raimondii isolate GPD5lz chromosome 11, ASM2569854v1, whole genome shotgun sequence:
GCAAAATACCATACAAAATCACAGCCACATTTGTTGGTATGACTATTTTGGGtaatcaaaggaaaaaaatgttaGCTGTTGAGCAAACAAGGTGAACAGATTAGATATTCCAATTCCGTTCAAGCACTTGACAAATCCTTTCTGCAATGGCTTCAGCACGCATCCTAGGACCTTCATCATCTGCAAAAACGGACCATTTCTAACAACTAAGCTAACATCACACatgataatatatgtatattacaTATATAGAAGATGATCATGTGGATTAAAAGCTATTTTAGTTTGACTCAATACATGACCATGGGACATGCACAATTCTTCAATAACGATATGAAAATACttggaagaaaaattaaatacatcaaTATCTAACATTTACATCTGAGTTCGAGTAAAGTAAAACATGTCATTCTAtctaaacatgcaaaatatccAAAACTCTTGACGAATGTTAGATACAAATATGTAGAATGTACCCAAAATACCCATCTCGAACTCAGTAGAGAAATATCTAGCACTCAAAAGGCACTAGCTTCAACCAAGAACAAGGAAGTTTCTTCAAAGGCTTGATATACTTTCTTCACAGCCATATATATGTGTGCATATACCCATATTaaggatgattgttttggcaAAGAGGATGAGAAGATAGAAAGAAAACCTTTAATCCAATGACAATATTTGATTATAACAACATGACACATATAATTGTGATTAAAATTGCGGTCACAAACATGTTTGCAATCACATCATGTTAACGAATACTATCACAATCAATTGCAATAAATATCCACAACAAGAAGAGCCAGAATCCTAAAATAACAAAGATAATACATTACAGCTATTAAGGAATTTTCAATAACGTATATACCTGCAAGATTTTCAGTGATGACACAACAAAGTTCACCACCAGACAACTTCCCGAtctaatgaaattttcaaacataTCATGTCATAAGTTTCAAGATCAACTGAAACATGAGGATACCAAGTAtgataagaaattaaattaaggaTTTTCTACTGCAAACCTACCacgaaaacataatttttattaggaTCAAAGGCATAGCCCATCATGGCAACATTATTGAGTCCATTTTCAGAGGAAAATCCTGAAACATGTTACAGGcaaatattaagaaaaacaatGCACAAGCGTAAGTACAAAAACATAGCATGCAAGAAATCAATACTTGAAAGGATTAAAATCACTGCTAACCTAAGACATTGAATCTAGCACCACTAGGAAAGATCCAAAATGATACTTGTCTTTCAATGTTGAGATACATAGGTCCAAGTCTGCCATGTTGTGCCAAACGGGAATTCATCAACCTCTTGAGAACCTAAAGGATGAAAAGTTCCAGTCCAAGTTATATATAGACACACACACAGATAGACATGAAGAAAGTGGGTTAATGgtgtattatttaagtaaagaaaaagttgaaatctTGAACCTATAAATATTGGGTAACAGCTAGTGCTAAAAGTGCATAAAGTTCTGCTATTATCTACAAGAAACAATGGAGGAATCACATACATTGTTTATATTCACTTTTCTTGCTACACAAGCAAGCTGAGGCCATAAACAAAGGCATACCTTTTTCTCCGtttttaaatggttttcttctttttttggctGCTTTTTATATTAAGAGAGAGAGGTTGTGAGACCTCGTCATCCTCAAGGAGTAAGTGGTCAAGCATGAAGATGATGGGAAGACCACAAGTCGATGGTGGTCGATCCATGATTTGATTATGAGTAGTTTcatgttatgaaataaaaatgttacCTAAAGTTAGTTGAACGCTGTGTTTTAGGGCTGAGGGTTTAATGAAACTATAAGTTTTGATGTTGAATGAAAATGGTGCGTATTGACAGTTGTTACAACTGCTCGAGGAACAGCCCTATAACAGACTTTGTAACTGCCAATTCTCAGCCATAATAGAAACCGGCATGGGAAATGAGCAGATATGCCATTTTGTGAAGGAAAtcaattctttcttcttcctcgattctctttctcttctctctttttctttcttcctctatTCTGTTGAAATTATGCATCACTTCACCAGCATTCATCATTGTGGACGTATCTGATCTTCAGTCTCTGGTTTACTGCCCATGGAAAGTTATGGaaagaaatgcaaatttaaaagGTTTTCTTGCTATTGTCTATGCAATTTCATGTGTGCGTGAAAGGAGATGAAGATTAATAGAGTAATACTGATATACCAACAATTCATTAATTGAAGTACTGTCAATATTATCAACAAGTAACAGAATTAAGTGAGTATACTAATATAGTCtagaaaaacaatttaattaataataccaTAGGGATGGCAACAGGGTGAAGTTGCTATTGCTATTTATATCTCTGCTGTTAGCTTTTGACGACTTCAAGTAAACCTCAATCACAAGTGTTGTTCTTATTACCTGCAAAAACACAGCCAACAATCTGAATCCATATCCCCATTTTAGGAACAAATGCATGGTGTACCATTTGTTTCGAAGCCAAatcaattttcttaatttttctttaagtaaAACCGTATCTGACACTTATATTCAACACATATTCATGTATTGGTATGAAGATATGACATTCTTATCCTATACTCATACCCGTGCTCAAGTAACATAAGCTGATCCCGCAAGATAACTGATTTAACATCGCATTGCTGCTAGCTATTGATGATTTCACCAAGTAAACTGCAATCACAAGTGTTGTTCTTATTCCTTGCAAAAACACAGTCAACAATCTGAATCCACATTCCCATTTTTGGAACAAAACCATGGCGTACCATTTGTTTCAAAGCCCAATCAACTTCCTTTACCATCTTCCCCTTACAAAAACCATGAATCAACTTCTTGTATGAATCAAAACTAGGATTAACCCTCTCGAAAACCATTCTCCCCATAATGTCCTTTGCTTCCATAAACCTCGCAGCATCAAGCAAACCATACAACACCTCTTGATAAGACCCTGCATTGGGATAACaccctttctttttcataatttccaaCAGCTTCACACCCTCATCAATCCTACCTTGTTTCCTAAGACCTGAAATCAAGATATTAAAGCTAACAGCATCAGCATCGATTCCTTCCGTTTCCATCCTCCCCATCAACTCAAAAGCTTCATCAACCTTCCCCTTATTGCACAACCCGTGCATTAAAGTAGAATAAGTTCTAACATTAGGCTTACACCTTTGTTTAGGAAATTCATCGAGCAGTTGGAATGCAAACTCTAATTTCCCATTTTCACACAACCCTTTAATGAGAATATTCAGAGTACAAGCTTCGATTTCAACACCCAAATTGGGAGCTTTCCCATAAACCTCGTGAACAACATCAAATAGTTTGTTCGATACGAGTAAGCTCAATACGATATTGAAGGTTTTAACACTAGGCCAAGTCCCATATTCTGGCATGCTAAAAAGGATCTCGATTGCCCTTCGGATTCGACCTCCGACATGCCCATACTTTTTAATCACATTCTGGAAGAATTCATCGGATAAACGACAGGCTTTTTCACGTTTGAGCTTTTCCATTATATTTTCAATGGAATCAAAATCCTGGGCATATGCgagcttgttgatgagcaaagTGAAGAGAGGTTCAGTTGGTTTATAATCCTTGCGAGCTGAGTATTGGGCTAGGACTGAAATGAGAGAGTTTGGATCTTTAAGATTGTCAAAGATTTTGAGGATTTCGGTCGGGGAGAGCCAGTCTTTGTGGGTTAGTTTGAAAAGGGGAGGGGAAGTGGTGTAGGTTGGTTGATGGTAGCTGGAAAATGACGAGAAAAACGAAAGGGGTTTAAGAGATGAGATTTTAGTGGCGATTGGATGGTGAAAAAGCGAGGGAAAATTTTGGGGGTAAGAGCTTTTGACAGAAGAAAGAAGGGAACGTGAAATCATGCGTTTGGCCATTGGAAAAAGTAGAAACTGGAGAGCTAAAAGCTTTCTGCTATTCCCACTATAAACGTATATAGGGTAAGGGAAAGGCTTAATACTTGTTTTGTCCCCTGTAATATAGTGAAAATCTCATTTTAATCCCTGTAAATTGCCTGCTTACTTTCATTTCGTCCATCATGTTAGTCTATTGATCATTTCCGTAAATCCCATGTGTTAGGGTTCCTATATTATGGTATTCATCCATATACTTTAACCCTCCACGTAGTCTAAATCAATTGGCTTAAATGATTACACACGAGGATCACTATAGTATAAGGACCAAAGtgagaattttattattaattaagtgatgacCACGTAAACATgcactaatttttttatatggaaATGGTCAATGGATTAAAGTGATAgatgaaataaaagtaaagggCGCAAAGTGATTGGAAAAGTAGTAAAAGGTtggaaaatatgaagagattgtATGAtgcaaaacttaaataatttatctaCTGAAATTGAGGTGTATTATTTCGAAGTAATGAATCATTGTTATTGACAACTATATATTATATCTCTTTGAAatgtacaaataaattaatggGCAGAATGTTTATGAAtgtcaaaactttatttttgcttcttcttccCTTCAAGAATTGGTTGGATTTGGAGATGCCTATTGAAAGCCTGGTTGAAAAGGAATCGAGTTTGGAATGCCGAAATGATCAGAAGCCATGCCAATATAGCAATCGGAGAGAAAAGGATCGATCCCATTCCGTAATCATATGCCTTAGCTAGTACCTCAGTGAACTGCCAGAGTCCGGTGTTCTCAATAATTGGCCTCATAGCTTGAGCAACCTGAAGGGAACTAAAATGTCAGAGGGAATAAGGCAAAAGATGCAAACTATAGACAAAAACTATATGCCGATCCTCTAAATATatgaacaaatttaaaaaaaaaaaacttgggcATGCCCGTATTTGATACTTATTCTTGAATTCGAGTAACATAGTCAACTAGACATACCAAAATCAGACCCCATCCAGTCGGCAGAAATGCAAGACAGCAGACAAGTAAATCCTTGGACGACAGTTCACAGGTGACTGAGAGAGTGATAACAATGGCCGAAATCCTTTACAATTGCTTGATTCCTCAGTCATATTGCCCTGGAATCTTCGGAAGTCAAGACAAGTCTAGCTCATCAGCTTTGCCATTCATCTTGAAACTCCAAGCCAATATGTCGTGCGTGAACCGAGGCTATATAAACaatgcaaataaaatatatgaaattacgGTGTACAataagtatagagattaaattgtaatatagttttagatttataatgaaatacgaaaatatttcaaaaatcgTACTCAAAGAAAGTATGaactaaaattgaattaaacattAACAAAGAATATGTAAAACTAAGTCTAAATAGCTACTTCCTTGATTATGATAGTATGATTAAACATAAACTGAAAGTATAAAATTGGTAGACAAATCAATTAGAAATGACAAACAATAGTTCATTAATATCCATGATTGTAATTAATCTAGACTTATTCTAccaattaatcaatttagtccacttatctttcgacctaaTGGATCTAAATGGGACAACTGAATCAGTTCTGGATAAAATCTCCTTTCAATCTCATCTACCTAAATTTCCATCTAGAGTCATCAATTTGAtccatttaatcaattcaaaaccttaaattaaattaactattccCACATCAATTAAGCAACtttcttaaaaatttagttaagacCCATTCTAATGATATCAGACCCACTTAATCCGTAAACCATCAATAAAGTTAATGATAAGAACGAATAGAGTTGAGGGATGCTCAATAATTTGTGGAGATCCTCATAATGAAAgcgtgaaataaaaaataaatatatttttattaaaatgagtcAGAAGCGagtgaaatgaaaaagaaaggaaaacggATAAGGCTCCGATTAAAGTtatttaaacaagtaaatatattttatccaaatttataatttattatatttatctgTAATTCTCACTTTAAAAAGCATTCCAAATATGCTTCCTCACCTTATCATTTTGCTTTTTTCAAGCGCccttataattttgttaatctttcttttcccttAATTAAAGCTTGATgacttatattatatatatccgttttaaagaaaatgtcacTGAACTATTGCtttcgttttgttttggttattagattattaattttttgatttagttactaaatttttcaaatcaattattTTGATCACTTTCCCATTAATTGTCATTAGATAAGTGAGGAAAATTACTTTCTCATTAATTGTCATTAGATAAGTGAGGAAAAGCTAACACAGatttgttttattgttcaaattaatccttatatattaaataaaaattcaatttaatccttgaattaaactaaaattcaaataaactcAGAATACCAcaactttttattatatatatttctttttccaaataataaatttaaatttattatgattatcaCAACTTTTATTTCAATGTAACTACTAtcatatattttcactttttaaattgattataaatattatttaaatattaatttaataatatgataaaaaataaaggatattttatctgttcaattttttaaacttatgcTTTTATAGatattatagattataggaATAGGGTCTAATggccaaaagaaaaattatgtaCCGTCTATGTGAAGGCATTATAAAAGGGATCATCAGAGTATAATGATTAGTATTAGGTAAAGTGAAAGTGAATTGATTAAGTCCTccaatcattttacttttaaataaaaaaaaattaaacaaaaaaactcTACTTTTGTTCTACCTACCTTTCTGTTTGTGTTCTCATTCTATTAATTAAGTACTGCTTCTTGCAATTGTTTTCCCAGCAAGATTGCGGCACACACATCTTGAAATCcaaattcaagattttaaagaattttcttagcTCGATCACTTTTATGGCTTTTTCTGCTGTTGCATCTGCAGTGCAACAATTGGCAACCTGCTAACTGAGGAAGCCATATACCGATGGGGCGTGGAGGAGCAAGTTGATCGTCTGCAAACAGAGCTCAATTGGATGCAAAGATACTTAATGGACGCAGAGACAAAACAATCAAAGGATGAAAGGATTCGTCTTTGGGTTGCTGAAATCAAGGATTAGGAAGGTACGAAACACCTCCACTTTAATTTCCTTCTGCTTAAATTAgatgttttaagttaatttttagttttgaacaTGTTAAATTGCAGGATAATGAGACGCCACTGACCTTTATTCGGATGTAGCATTGCATTTACATGTTTGGTTTGCAGTGACCATTCATAAATTTTGCTGTGACTACCCTGTTGCTAGTTCTTTTTTCCTACTTCGATCTGCTCAAGTcttttatgatataattaaatgtaaaaatatatgtaatagtaGAAGCCAAGACAGGATATTGtaaaattgatcattttgtttttaatgacCATTTGTTCtcatcttttttcatttttcataaatgtgtccaatatatatttattgaatatatttatgCTGGACACATATCCCAATGTGGTACACTAAATCTGAGTCATATTGTGCAATATTAGTGAATTAGTAGTTGGTGCAGAATCATATACATCGATGTTCTGTCATTTGTTGAAGATAAAAGATCCAAAGCCTCCAttattaagaagaaaaaaagaaagaaaattggataTTCGATTCTTTctagatttaaaatatagatatttgTAATATTGAGATGATAAACGATTAATAAATGGATTAAATAGGATCTAATGTCGGGGAAATCACtaataaaagcccttttttttaaaaatttatcgaaatgggccgactttttgattatttaccggaataggtcattttccgcgaaatcgcgtccacgtcagcgcgatgtcaagGTACGTGTCAGACATCGCGTCCACGCTAGctcgatttgctgacgtggcatgaacagtgtgtttttagcttggaaaactttgaaaggccataacttttggctcggttgtccgattgagacgaattttttttgatttcgaataaattttcgagatctacgcacTTGGCAAACAGCCGAAGGTGGTTTGCTGAAgttttcatcaaaaaagatccttttttgcccctaaattttgattttttcggtttaaaattgaattttgaaacattcaaatagTTATTTTCCtcatttatttgaagtaaacaccggattttttttgcaaaattgtCTGATATCATCCTATTATAGGTATAAGTCAGCTCAttccacttttgagaagttccctaaaattttttattttattcaatttagtccctaaaacctaaatagtcatattttcaaatctaagcttcatttttcaattcaaattcaatttcatccttccataacattcaaatattcttaaatacaaaaattttatgctaattttgaaataattacactttagtccctatactcgtaactaacaaattatactttacaaattagtccctattcatCTCTAAGCAGTTTTCCAGTGCGTAGATCTCAAAAAGTTATTtgtaatcaaataaaaattcgtctcaatcggacaaccgagtcaaaagttatggcctttcaaagttttccaagctaaaaacacactgttcatgccacgtcaaCAAATCGCATCCTAGGGGGCGCGATTTacttccacgtcagcaaatcgcgctgaTTTGGACGCGATGTCTGACACGTACCCtaacatcgcgctgacgtggacgcgatttcgcggaaaatggcctattccggtaaataatcaaaaagtcggcccatttcggtaaattttttaaaaaaagggctttttttggtaaaatagccTCTAATGTCTAATTACAATCCAAGAGGAACAGGCTCCTGCCGCCATAAAAAATTCCataattacttattttattgtattttttgatAACACATTGATTATTGCATGGAACATTGGTTAAGAACAAAAAAGGAACCAATAACAAACAATATCctcaaacatattaaaatgacaGCTCCAAATCCTTACTTCAATTATTGTTGTGTTGGGTTTATTTTGGATTAGCTAATGGAAATAATTGAAGCTCAGCGTGACAGCAAATCaggttctttttcttcttcctctgtcctttctctctttttagaTTCATGTTCATTTCGTGTTTATTGCAGATGTTGTCTGAATGATTTCTATGAATATTAACGGCAGCAAAGCTGAAACCGTAAAATAATGATCCAGTAAAGTTGGTGTCGCAGTTTCTATTTAAATCGCAAACAACTTCCCTATTAATCAAACAAATGCTGTAAACTTGAATGTCATGAACATGTCAAAAATCATACCTTGTAGTCATGTATGAATGTGAGGAAAAATGAAGAACAGAGAAACACAGGTGATACCtgtcatcaataaaattaagg
This genomic window contains:
- the LOC105784769 gene encoding pentatricopeptide repeat-containing protein At3g14580, mitochondrial isoform X1: MAKRMISRSLLSSVKSSYPQNFPSLFHHPIATKISSLKPLSFFSSFSSYHQPTYTTSPPLFKLTHKDWLSPTEILKIFDNLKDPNSLISVLAQYSARKDYKPTEPLFTLLINKLAYAQDFDSIENIMEKLKREKACRLSDEFFQNVIKKYGHVGGRIRRAIEILFSMPEYGTWPSVKTFNIVLSLLVSNKLFDVVHEVYGKAPNLGVEIEACTLNILIKGLCENGKLEFAFQLLDEFPKQRCKPNVRTYSTLMHGLCNKGKVDEAFELMGRMETEGIDADAVSFNILISGLRKQGRIDEGVKLLEIMKKKGCYPNAGSYQEVLYGLLDAARFMEAKDIMGRMVFERVNPSFDSYKKLIHGFCKGKMVKEVDWALKQMVRHGFVPKMGMWIQIVDCVFARNKNNTCDCSLLGEIINS
- the LOC105784769 gene encoding uncharacterized protein LOC105784769 isoform X3 encodes the protein MVLKRLMNSRLAQHGRLGPMYLNIERQVSFWIFPSGARFNVLGFSSENGLNNVAMMGYAFDPNKNYVFVIGKLSGGELCCVITENLADDEGPRMRAEAIAERICQVLERNWNI
- the LOC105784769 gene encoding uncharacterized protein LOC105784769 isoform X4, whose product is MVLKRLMNSRLAQHGRLGPMYLNIERQVSFWIFPSGARFNVLGFSSENGLNNVAMMGYAFDPNKNYVFVIGKLSGGELCCVITENLADDEGPRMRAEAIAERICQVLERNWNI
- the LOC105784769 gene encoding uncharacterized protein LOC105784769 isoform X2: MVLKRLMNSRLAQHGRLGPMYLNIERQVSFWIFPSGARFNVLGFSSENGLNNVAMMGYAFDPNKNYVFVIGKLSGGELCCVITENLADDEGPRMRAEAIAERICQVLERNWNI